In the genome of Plasmodium vivax scf_4085 genomic scaffold, whole genome shotgun sequence, one region contains:
- a CDS encoding variable surface protein Vir6, putative (encoded by transcript PVX_028690A), whose translation MSKPCKENFKEYPNYECYNDIKYQFGNKLRDYNYSIIESVRNYERDHAADVVQKHNVLSDVFTNVKKYLSNGHVFTSGEYDGPGTCKYISYLLYDGIRNIYGACDKDTFQIFKDFVDGYNNITRSTMCKNELKYLDDHEFKRMKDLYHLYDKYNELLPKLPFWYKEYCEDVVYLIGLYNTFLRDYESNSKEFNKVLTKIGELNNTVKKEGGKNCRRTYYIGNPRLFEPEEEKIQPPARTPLASESNLLQGGPLDSAVKTEPPKLTSSSPMLGGERLREHLENLQSSQVLNTLEVAAASESREFVGKRPPHHNLGHSEQLESFTPKETYESRRNYGPQGPYEQERYSDENETFLQGKDYFVVKEQLGLGSEKEHEGVITNMKNAFSGFMNSVDPVPVVGVSGGMGALFLLFRYTPVGAFFRGGRGRARRIPNGFIGHLAGGFPDINEYDTGYVGYGPMNIPYGAE comes from the exons atgagcaaaccgtgtaaagaaaattttaaagaa tATCCTAATTATGAATGTTACaatgatataaaatatcaATTTGGCAACAAATTGAGAGATTACAATTATTCCATTATTGAAAGTGTTAGGAATTATGAAAGAGATCACGCAGCTGATGTAGTACAGAAACATAATGTGTTATCTGATGTTTTTactaatgtaaaaaaatatttaagcaACGGTCATGTTTTTACTTCGGGTGAATATGATGGTCCAGGAACTTGTAAGTATATAAGCTACTTGTTATATGATGGAATTCGTAATATATATGGCGCATGTGATAAAGACACATTTCAAATTTTCAAAGATTTTGTAGATGGatacaataatattacaCGTTCTACTATGTGTAAGAATGAGTTAAAATACTTAGATGATCATGAATTTAAAAGAATGAAAGATTTATATCACTTGTATGATAAGTATAACGAATTATTGCCAAAACTACCGTTTTGGTATAAAGAATACTGCGAAGACGTGGTTTATTTAATTGGATTATATAATACCTTTTTACGTGATTATGAATCCAATAGCAAAGAATTTAATAAAGTATTGACGAAAATTGGAGAACTAAATAACACtgttaaaaaggaggggggaaaaaattgtagaaGAACTTATTATATAGGTAATCCACGTTTATTTGAaccagaagaggaaaaaatacaacccCCCGCCAGAACACCATTAGCATCAGAAAGTAATCTTCTACAAGGAGGCCCATTAGATAGTGCAGTTAAAACAGAACCTCCAAAATTAACAAGTTCATCACCAATGTTAGGAGGAGAACGACTAAGAGAACATCTTGAAAATTTACAAAGTTCTCAAGTATTAAACACATTAGAAGTAGCAGCAGCTTCTGAATCACGAGAATTCGTTGGAAAAAGACCACCACATCATAATCTAGGACACTCAGAACAACTTGAATCTTTTACACCAAAAGAAACTTATGAATCACGAAGAAATTATGGACCACAAGGACCTTATGAACAAGAAAGATACAGTGATGAAAACGAAACATTTTTACAAGGAAAAGATTACTTTGTAGTAAAAGAACAATTAGGACTCGGATCAGAAAAAGAACATGAAGGAGTAATAACAAATATGAAAAACGCTTTTTCTGGATTTATGAACAGTGTTGATCCAGTACCAGTTGTTGGTGTATCTGGAGGGATGGGCGCCTTATTCTTACTTTTTAGG taTACACCAGTTGGAGCATTCTtcagaggaggaagaggacgtGCACGTAGAATTCCTAATGGTTTCATTGGACATTTAGCAGGAGGATTCCCCGATATTAACGAATATGATACTGGGTATGTTGGATATGGTCCAATGAATATACCTTATGGGGCAGAATAG